The window CCGGCTAATTCTCCGCCTGCTTTATTATCTGAAGCGATGTGAGAAACAACCTCTCCACCTTCAGCGCTACGGTCAACTGTAATAACTGGAATTCCTGCACTGTTGGCAGATTCAACCGCTGCAACAACTGCGCTGGAATCCGTTGGGTTAATCAAAATCAAATCGACACCTTGTTGGATTAAGTCCTCTACGTCACTAGCCTGTTTCGCTGCATCATCTTGTGCATCGATAACCGTTAAATTGGCACCCATTTCTTTTGCTTGTGCTTTTGCTCCTTCGCTCAATGTGACGAAGAATGGGTTGTTCAAAGTTGAAATGGAAAAGCCGATTTTATAATCGCCTTCTCCGCCTTTCGATTCCCCATCTTTCTTGGTACCTGGTGCTTCTGTCGAACATGCTGCTAGTACAAGAATAATCGCCATGATCAATGCTAATTTCACTTTTTTCATTTCTCAACATCTCCTTAAGCTGTTTTTTTACGATCCAATAGTACCGCGACCAATATAACTGCTCCCTTAACCACTTGCTGGAAGAAGGAAGATACGCCGATCAGATTGAGTCCATTATTCAAAACACCAATAATGAGTGCACCAATTAGCGTTCCCACAATCCAACCGCGTCCGCCTGTCAAACTTGTTCCACCAAGAACAACTGCCGCAATTGCGTCGAGTTCAAACATGTTCCCCGCGGTTGGTTGAGCGGAATTGAGCCTCGATGTTAAAATCAATGCAGCAAGCGCCGCTAGCATTCCTGTCAGTGCATAGACGTAAATTTTAATACGGTCTACGCTGATCCCAGAAAGCCGTGAAGCTTCCTCATTACCGCCTACTGCGTAAACACGGCGGCCAAACGTCGTCTTTTTCAAGATGAAATACAAAATCCCAAACGTGATGGCCATTGTTATGACAGGGACTGGAATTCCAAAAAAGTAACCTTTCCCTAGCAATTGGAAAGCTTGTGAATCACCAAGTCCCGAAATTGGTTTACCTTCCGTATATACAAGTGTCAACCCCCGATAAATCGTCATTGTCGCAAGCGTTGCTATAAATGGAGCGACTTTCCCTTTGGCAATAATGACACCGTTGATTGCACCGAGAACCGCACCAAGAAGTAATCCCAGGAACATCGCGAGAAGCGGATCCATTCCACCGGCCATTAACCCGGCAGTCACAGCTCCTGTTAACGCTAATATGGACCCGACAGATAAATCGATACCGCCTGTCAAAATAACAAAAGTCATCCCGAATGCAATGAGCGCATTAATGGATACTTGTCTTAAAACGTTGAGCAAGTTGTTCAACGTTAGGAAATTCGGACTCATAATTGAAATGATGATGACAATCAATAAGAGCCCGATAAATGGTCCGATTTTTTGTAGTACCGACTGTGTATTAGACTTGAGCAATTTTGTCACCCCCCGTAGCATAATGCATAATTCTTTCTTGTGTCATTTCAGTTTTTTGCAGTTCAGCTGTCATTGTGCCTTCATGCATGACAAGCACTCGATCGGTCATACCAATAATTTCGGGTAGTTCCGAAGAAATCATTAAAATCGCAACACCTTTTTCAGCAAGTTCATTAATGATCGAGTATATTTCTTTTTTTGCTCCAACATCGACGCCGCGCGTCGGCTCATCCAAAATCAGCACATTCGGTTCAATGCCAAGCCATTTCGCAATAACGACTTTCTGCTGGTTTCCTCCGCTAAGCGATTTTGCCGCTTGGTTCGGACCCGACGTCCGCACCCCTAACCGTTTGACCATCGTTTCATACAGTTCTTTTTCTTCATTTGCTTTGATGATACCCTTGGCTGAAACCTTATCGAAATTCGTTAAGCTTAAATTGTCTCTTACTGAGAAATCCACGATAAGGCCCTCCGACTTACGATCTTCTGTTACATAGCCGAAACCCAGCTTTATCGCTTGCAGTGGGTTGCTGATTTTCACAGGTTTCCCATCGAGTAAAACTTCACCTTTATGCAGTTTTTTATAGCCGAATAGAGACTGGGCAACTTCGGTTCTTCCTGCTCCCATCAAACCTGCAATACCGAGAACTTCACCTTTACGCAACTCAAATGATATATCTTCGAAATATCCATTGCGCGTCAATCCATTCGCAGCCAATTTTACATCACCGATTTTGGCATTTCGCTCGGGGAATCGTTCCCCCAGTTCCCGCCCAACCATCATCTGCACAATTTCGTCAAACGACGTTTTTTTAATCTCTTTAACCCCGACATAATTGCCGTCACGTAGAATGGTAATCCGATCGCATAATGAAAAGATTTCTTCCATTCTGTGGGATATATAAACGAATGAGACTCCATTCGATTGAAGAGCTCTAATTGTTTCAAACAACGATACGATTTCCCGTTCGGTCAAAGCCGCTGTCGGCTCGTCCATGACTATCACTTCTGCATTCGATGACATAGCTTTTGCAATTTCAATAATTTGCTGTTTGCCTACAGAAAGTTCACGGGCAATTGTTTTTACATCGATATCCAATCCAAGTTCCGCCAATATCGTCTTCGCTTCCTTGTT of the Sporosarcina sp. FSL K6-1508 genome contains:
- the rbsC gene encoding ribose ABC transporter permease is translated as MLKSNTQSVLQKIGPFIGLLLIVIIISIMSPNFLTLNNLLNVLRQVSINALIAFGMTFVILTGGIDLSVGSILALTGAVTAGLMAGGMDPLLAMFLGLLLGAVLGAINGVIIAKGKVAPFIATLATMTIYRGLTLVYTEGKPISGLGDSQAFQLLGKGYFFGIPVPVITMAITFGILYFILKKTTFGRRVYAVGGNEEASRLSGISVDRIKIYVYALTGMLAALAALILTSRLNSAQPTAGNMFELDAIAAVVLGGTSLTGGRGWIVGTLIGALIIGVLNNGLNLIGVSSFFQQVVKGAVILVAVLLDRKKTA
- a CDS encoding sugar ABC transporter ATP-binding protein, with product MIEMTGISKSFNGNTVLNNVEFSVEKGEIHALMGENGAGKSTLMKILTGIYTRDTGEVKVKGELVDFKNPKEAERAGIAVIHQELNILPDLTVAENLFLGNEKTFGKSGILKTREMNKEAKTILAELGLDIDVKTIARELSVGKQQIIEIAKAMSSNAEVIVMDEPTAALTEREIVSLFETIRALQSNGVSFVYISHRMEEIFSLCDRITILRDGNYVGVKEIKKTSFDEIVQMMVGRELGERFPERNAKIGDVKLAANGLTRNGYFEDISFELRKGEVLGIAGLMGAGRTEVAQSLFGYKKLHKGEVLLDGKPVKISNPLQAIKLGFGYVTEDRKSEGLIVDFSVRDNLSLTNFDKVSAKGIIKANEEKELYETMVKRLGVRTSGPNQAAKSLSGGNQQKVVIAKWLGIEPNVLILDEPTRGVDVGAKKEIYSIINELAEKGVAILMISSELPEIIGMTDRVLVMHEGTMTAELQKTEMTQERIMHYATGGDKIAQV